The Streptomyces sp. ALI-76-A nucleotide sequence CGACATCGCCCAGCTGATGCCGTTCGTGCTGCGCACCTGGATGTACGTGTCCGGGGTGATGTGGAGCATCGACCACCTGCTCAGCAAGCACGGCGACCTGCCGTCCTGGGTGGCGCCCGTGCTCCAGGCCAACCCGGCGGCCGTCTACATCGACCTGATGCGGTTCGCGCTGATCGACAGCTTCAAGGCCGGCCGGCTGCCGCAGCACGTGTGGCTGCTGGCGACGGGCTGGGCCCTGCTCGCCGGGGTCGGCGGGTTCATCTACTTCTGGAAGGCTGAGGAGACGTACGGCCGTGGCTGACAACACGCAGGGCACACCCGAGCAGGTCCCCACCGTCGTCGTCGACGGCGTCGACATCGTCTACCGGGTCAACGGCACCGGCGCGGGCCGCGGCTCCGCGACCGCCGCCCTCAACCGCATGCTGCGCCGCAGGCAGACCGAGAAGGCGGCGGGCGTGCGCACGGTGCACGCCGTGCGGAACGTGTCCTTCGTCGCGTACCGGGGCGAGGCGATCGGGCTGATCGGCACCAATGGCTCCGGCAAGTCCACGCTGCTCAAGGCGGTCGCGGGCCTGCTCCCGGTGGAGCGGGGCCACATCTACACCGACGGCCAGCCCTCCCTGCTCGGCGTGAACGCGGCCCTGATGAACGACCTGACCGGCGAGCGCAACGTGCACCTCGGCGGCCTCGCCATGGGCATGTCCCGCGAGCAGGTCAGGGAGCGCTACCAGGAGATCGTCGACTTCTCCGGCATCAACGAGAAGGGCGACTTCATCACCCTGCCGATGCGGACCTACTCCTCCGGCATGGCCGCCCGGCTGCGCTTCTCCATCGCCGCCGCCAAGGACCACGACGTCCTGCTCATCGACGAGGCGCTGGCGACCGGCGACCGTTCCTTCCAGAAGCGCTCCGAGGCCCGGATCCGCGAGCTGCGCAAGCACGCGGGCACGGTGTTCCTGGTCAGCCACAGCAACAAGTCGATCCGCGACACCTGCGACCGCGTGCTGTGGCTGGAGCGCGGCGAGCTGCGCATGGACGGGCCGACGGAAGAGGTGCTGGAGGCGTACGAGGCGTTCACCGGCGGCCCGGACAAGGCGAAGGCCAGGCCGAAGCCCCAGCCGAAGGCCGCAGCGCCGAAGTCCGCAGCCCCGAGGCCCGCAGCCTCCAAGCCCGTCCAGCAGGCGCCGGTCTCACCCGACGGGACCCAGGTGCCGCTTCCCTCGTGAGGCGCAGCTCCGGCCGCCCTGTTCGTCGCATTGGTGCCACTATGACCGAACAGGGTGTGCCCGCAGTGCAGCCGCCGTAGGTGAAGGAGTCCCCGCGATGCCCGAGCTGAGCGTCATCGTCCACGGACCCGACACGCGGGGACACCTGGCCGGGCTCCTCGACTCCCTGGCGGCCGTACCGCCGCCGGGGGTCGAGGTGGTCGTGGCCGCGGTCGGCGACTGGGCCCGGGAGACGGCCGAGGCGCACGCGGCACCCGGGACGGTGGTGCTGACCCTGCCGGACGGGACGGGCGACGCGGAGGCGCGGGCGGCGGGGGCCGCACGGGCCGGTGGCCGCTGGCTGCACTTCGTGCACGCCAGGGACGGCCTGCCCGCGGGCGCCGCGCGCACGGTGGCCGAACGCGTCGCGGACCTGCCGGACGCGGTGGACGTCCTGCTCCTCGACCACGTCCGCACCACCTGGGACAGGGTGGCCGTCCCCGGCCCGGACGGCCGCCTCCTCGCCCGCGCGGGCCGCACCGACCTGCCCCTCGACGAGGCCCCGCGACTCCTGCGCCTCACCCCGCTGCTCGGCAACCGGGCGATACGCACCGCCTTCTGGCACGCCCACGAGCCGCACCTCACCACGGACGACGAGCCGTTCGCCGCCCACGCCGCCCTCCTGCTCGCGGACCGGATCGCCTGCCTGAACCAGGTCGCCTACGAGGAACGCCGACCGCGCCCCGAGAGCCTCCCGCCGCTCACCCCGCAGCAGCGCTACGCCCTCGTCGACCGCTACGAGAGGCTCCTGACCGGGGCCGGGGACCGCCCCGCCGTCCACGCCGTCCTCTACGACGTGATGGTCCGCGACTGTCTGCGCACCTTCGCCCGGTCCGCGCTGCCGGACCCGGTGGCCCGGGAGTTCTTCCGCCGGGCCTCGCAGGCGGCCGTACGCCACCGCCCCGTGCGTTACCGGCGTCCCGACGGTCCCGAGGGCATCCGCCGCGCGCTCCTCGAAGAAGGCGCGTACTCCCGGTACCGCGCCTTCCAGACCGCCAACCGGGCGCGCCGCGCGACGCGGTCGACGCTCAGGGCCGGCGCCCGCCGGATCGCCGCCGGCCTGGGCGACCATCGGTACCGCTCGGCCCTGAACCGCCCGGTCGACCCCGACCTGGCCGTCTTCGCGGCCTACTGGAACCGCGGGGTCGCCTGCAACCCGGCGGCGATCGCGGCGAAGCTCGGCGAACTCGCCCCGCGGATCCACCCGGTCTGGGTGGTGTCGGCGGGCAACGCGCCCCTCCTGCCGCCCGGCACGGACCACGTCGTGCCCGGCACCCGGCGCTACCGGGAGGTGCTGGCGAGCGCGAAGTACCTCGTCAACAACGTCAACTTCCCCGACGCCGTGGTCAAACGCCCGGACGCGATCCACCTCCAGACCCACCACGGCACCCCGCTCAAGCGCATGGGCCTGGACCAGATGAGCTTCCCGACCGCCGCGCGGGGCCTCGACTTCGCCGCCCTGCTGGCCCGCGTCGACAAGTGGGACTACAGCGTCTCGGCGAACCGCCACACCACGCGCATGTGGGAGCGGGCGTACCCGTCCCGCTTCGTCTCGCTCGACCACGGCTATCCGCGCAACGACGTCTACTACCGGGCCGGGGCCGAGGACATCCGCACGGTCCGCGCCCGCCTCGGCATCCCCCCGGGCCACCGGGCGATCCTCTACGCCCCCACGCACCGCGACTACGAGGCCGGCTGGACCCCCCGTCTCGACCTCGCCGCCCTCGCCGACCGCCTCGGCGAGAACACGGTCCTGCTGGTCCGCGCCCATTACTACTACGGCGCCTCGGCGTCCCCCCTGGCGGGCCTGCGCCGCACCGGCAGAGTCATCGACGTGTCGTCGTACGACCCGGTCGAGGAGCTCTGCCTGGCCGCCGACGCGC carries:
- a CDS encoding ABC transporter ATP-binding protein translates to MADNTQGTPEQVPTVVVDGVDIVYRVNGTGAGRGSATAALNRMLRRRQTEKAAGVRTVHAVRNVSFVAYRGEAIGLIGTNGSGKSTLLKAVAGLLPVERGHIYTDGQPSLLGVNAALMNDLTGERNVHLGGLAMGMSREQVRERYQEIVDFSGINEKGDFITLPMRTYSSGMAARLRFSIAAAKDHDVLLIDEALATGDRSFQKRSEARIRELRKHAGTVFLVSHSNKSIRDTCDRVLWLERGELRMDGPTEEVLEAYEAFTGGPDKAKARPKPQPKAAAPKSAAPRPAASKPVQQAPVSPDGTQVPLPS
- a CDS encoding CDP-glycerol glycerophosphotransferase family protein, which encodes MPELSVIVHGPDTRGHLAGLLDSLAAVPPPGVEVVVAAVGDWARETAEAHAAPGTVVLTLPDGTGDAEARAAGAARAGGRWLHFVHARDGLPAGAARTVAERVADLPDAVDVLLLDHVRTTWDRVAVPGPDGRLLARAGRTDLPLDEAPRLLRLTPLLGNRAIRTAFWHAHEPHLTTDDEPFAAHAALLLADRIACLNQVAYEERRPRPESLPPLTPQQRYALVDRYERLLTGAGDRPAVHAVLYDVMVRDCLRTFARSALPDPVAREFFRRASQAAVRHRPVRYRRPDGPEGIRRALLEEGAYSRYRAFQTANRARRATRSTLRAGARRIAAGLGDHRYRSALNRPVDPDLAVFAAYWNRGVACNPAAIAAKLGELAPRIHPVWVVSAGNAPLLPPGTDHVVPGTRRYREVLASAKYLVNNVNFPDAVVKRPDAIHLQTHHGTPLKRMGLDQMSFPTAARGLDFAALLARVDKWDYSVSANRHTTRMWERAYPSRFVSLDHGYPRNDVYYRAGAEDIRTVRARLGIPPGHRAILYAPTHRDYEAGWTPRLDLAALADRLGENTVLLVRAHYYYGASASPLAGLRRTGRVIDVSSYDPVEELCLAADALVTDYSSIMFDYANLDRPIVVHADDWEIYRETRGVYFDLLAEPPGQVSRTQEDLTEILTTGAWRDAGAAKARSAFRRRFCEYDDGRAAERVVRRVFLGEPEERLPPVIPVEDRTPAPSPEEARA